In the genome of Denticeps clupeoides chromosome 13, fDenClu1.1, whole genome shotgun sequence, one region contains:
- the cbarpb gene encoding voltage-dependent calcium channel beta subunit-associated regulatory protein, with protein sequence MSNESTVLTNLTVYSTDASSVPKQDVYVLPLVLMSVFLGGTLVLLSVILILCRRGCDGNCRYGEASEDPEKTNSYLEEAQPVHEITIRVDESDCLSAASSHDMETERFLSTGTTGRRVSFNEAALFDHSKKTQEKGRRYTLTEGDFHHLKNARLTHLHIPCPALKIVTIHECESSENSIAMTTRPASKSSLSIFQPLACPLPETVLTTLSISPISTLPGDALNSSVDPGFRKSTHTPSPEAPRTGITFGAVPRAGPVIDGVSTTSGQGPMLQFFTKLRRHASLEGVSPYFKIKKWKLDSSQRASSLDTRGSPKRKQFQRQRAASESMDQDNNDSHHIDLIQYIAQTKDMPYHPSPRLLSPPSTPPPSLGRLEVEVVVEPGCSSGAGLIGASSDSDELMGVSCHQESSDHQSLYRDIWTLRASLEQYVSSDQSSNNDKDSVRSDADSVCSLGGRTDKGRLPSFSSQDIGDEPEGDTDQKGKQDSVESERGSDGETGNRKLLQMDSGYASIEAPFRAPEDLRIFGSASGSKDGTAIERRLFFTSSGRKGTVCESFEMSFDEELEEEPGPSTGKEPEGAMTWSPYGQMFTPCSVQSHPLLHRRDYSIDEKTDALFHEFLRHDPQFDQQESPLRSKHRSRVHLRKQWQRSKQYSDPGVRFPSSFDRHRTPLRRGDSVNYPLDIGYHSTLPRIVSAPDEEASEGASSAPQTPKLIQERAEAQDHQKDNGGPSRSSLITADSIAEQHEQTEESRPTAPSQEATDSPPQSLEPGYGPQTITAELTDKLAANLEERLYTSLRRTKDSPECVVTVAHTSPDHSPV encoded by the exons ATGAGCAATGAGTCTACCGTCTTGACAAATCTAACAGTTTACTCCACG GACGCATCGTCAGTGCCGAAACAGGATGTCTACGTTCTCCCGCTGGTTCTTATGTCAGTCTTTCTCGGGGGGACGCTGGTCCTGTTGTCTGTGATATTGATCCTCTGTCGCCGCGGCTGTGATGGGAACTGCCGATATGGAGA GGCCAGTGAGGATCCAGAGAAGACCAACAGCTACCTGGAGGAGGCTCAGCCTGTGCATG AGATCACAATCAGGGTGGATGAATCAGACTGCCTGTCAGCCGCCAGTTCTCATGACATGGAAACGGAGCGCTTTCTTTCCACGGGCACCACCGGCCGACGCGTGTCCTTCAACGAGGCGGCACTGTTCGACCACAGCAAGAAGACGCAGGAGAAAGGCCGCAG GTACACGCTTACGGAGGGCGACTTCCATCACCTGAAAAATGCCAGACTCACCCACCTCCACATACCCTGTCCTGCCCTCAAGATAGTCACTATCCACGAGTGTGAGTCATCGGAGAACAGCATCGCCATGACAACACGTCCCGCCTCCAAGTCCAGCCTCTCCATCTTCCAG CCCTTAGCATGCCCTTTGCCTGAGACGGTCCTGACCACCTTGAGCATCAGTCCCATCTCCACCCTTCCCGGGGACGCACTCAACTCCAGCGTGGACCCCGGCTTCCGCAAAAGCACCCACACCCCCAGCCCCGAGGCCCCCAGGACTGGCATC ACCTTCGGTGCTGTGCCTCGCGCTGGACCTGTTATTGACGGGGTTTCAACCACCAGTGGCCAAGGGCCCATGCTGCAGTTCTTCACCAAACTCCGGCGCCATGCCAGCCTCGAGGGGGTCAGCCCCTACTTTAAGATCAAGAAGTGGAAGCTTGACAGTAGCCAGCGAGCCTCAAGTTTGGACACCAGAG GATCGCCAAAGAGGAAGCAGTTCCAGCGCCAACGAGCTGCTAGTGAGAGTATGGACCAAGACAACAACGACAGCCACCACATCGACCTCATCCAGTACATTGCCCAAACAAAGGATATGCCATACCACCCCTCGCCCCGACTCCTGTCCCCCCCTTCCACACCACCACCTTCCCTCGGCAG GCtagaggtggaggtggtggtggagccAGGCTGCAGCTCAGGAGCTGGTTTGATTGGCGCATCCTCTGACTCGGACGAGCTGATGGGGGTCAGCTGTCATCAGGAAAGTTCGGACCACCAGTCCCTGTATCGAGACATCTGGACCTTGCGTGCCTCTTTGGAGCAGTATGTCTCCTCTGACCAAAGCAGCAACAATGACAAGGACTCAGTCAGGAGTGATGCAGACAGTGTTTGCTCATTAGGAGGAAGGACTGACAAAGGCAGGCTACCAAGTTTCTCCTCACAGGATATTGGAGATGAACCAGAGGGGGACACAGACCAAAAAGGGAAGCAGGACAGTGTGGAATCTGAAAGAGGCAGTGATGGAGAGACTGGAAACCGGAAGCTTCTGCAGATGGACAGTGGCTATGCCTCAATTGAAGCTCCATTTCGAGCTCCAGAGGATCTGAGGATATTCGGCAGTGCCAGCGGCAGCAAAGATGGGACGGCCATTGAGAGACGTCTGTTTTTCACCAGCTCCGGTCGCaagggaacagtgtgtgagaGCTTTGAAATGAGCTTCgacgaggagctggaggaggagcctgGTCCCAGCACGGGCAAGGAGCCTGAGGGTGCCATGACATGGTCCCCATATGGGCAGATGTTCACACCGTGCAGTGTTCAGTCACACCCCCTCCTCCACCGCCGCGACTACAGCATTGATGAGAAAACAGATGCGCTTTTCCACGAGTTTCTGAGGCACGACCCGCAATTCGACCAGCAAGAGTCACCGTTGCGCTCCAAACACCGATCCCGCGTCCACCTTCGCAAACAATGGCAGCGCTCCAAACAGTACAGTGACCCGGGGGTGCGATTCCCATCATCCTTTGACCGCCACCGCACTCCACTCCGCCGGGGTGACAGCGTGAATTACCCATTAGATATCGGCTACCATAGCACTCTTCCACGAATTGTCAGTGCTCCCGATGAGGAGGCCAGCGAGGGAGCATCCAGCGCCCCCCAGACACCAAAACTCATCCAGGAAAGAGCTGAGGCTCAGGACCACCAAAAAGATAACGGCGGCCCGAGCAGAAGCTCTCTCATAACTGCAGACAGCATAGCAGAGCAACACGAGCAAACAGAGGAGTCCCGGCCTACGGCACCATCCCAGGAAGCGACGGACTCCCCTCCCCAGTCCCTCGAACCGGGATATGGCCCGCAGACCATCACAGCCGAACTGACCGACAAGCTGGCTGCCAACCTGGAAGAGCGTCTCTACACTAGCCTCCGCAGGACCAAGGACAGTCCGGAGTGTGTGGTGACTGTCGCACATACCTCTCCTGACCACAGCCCAGTGTAG
- the fstl3 gene encoding follistatin-related protein 3, with product MATLTVFTTFVSFFHLFGKHSADAGMCWLQHSQEPRCEMVLMRGVSREECCAGGRLDTAWSNTSLPINEVSLLGILGIVSCKPCKETCDGVNCGIGKVCKMKAGRPQCMCSPDCSNVSTKYAVCGSDGTSYRDECALLMARCRGHPDLEVMYQGECKKSCSNVVCPGTHTCVTDQTNSAHCVMCRTAPCPMPLDNEAPICGNDNITYSSACNLRRATCFLGHSIGVRHYGHCKNADVSEDNSLD from the exons ATGGCCACTCTGACCGTTTTCACgacatttgtttcatttttccacCTTTTTGGGAAACATTCTGCCGACG CCGGGATGTGCTGGTTGCAGCACAGCCAGGAGCCGCGCTGTGAGATGGTGCTCATGAGAGGGGTCAGCCGAGAGGAGTGCTGCGCCGGAGGCCGCCTGGACACCGCCTGGTCCAACACCAGCCTGCCCATCAACGAGGTCAGCCTGCTCGGAATTCTGGGAATCGTGTCCTGTAAGCCCTGCAAAG AGACCTGCGATGGGGTGAACTGCGGCATTGGGAAAGTGTGTAAGATGAAGGCCGGGCGACCCCAGTGCATGTGCTCTCCCGACTGTTCCAACGTCTCCACCAAGTACGCGGTGTGTGGCAGCGATGGGACCTCTTACCGCGATGAGTGTGCTCTGCTCATGGCCAGATGCAGGGGGCACCCTGACCTGGAAGTCATGTACCAGGGTGAATGTAAAA AATCCTGCTCGAACGTGGTGTGCCCTGGCACCCACACTTGTGTGACTGACCAGACCAACAGTGCCCACTGCGTGATGTGCCGCACGGCTCCGTGTCCAATGCCTTTGGACAATGAAGCCCCTATTTGCGGCAACGACAACATCACATATTCCAGTGCCTGCAACCTTCGCAGGGCAACTTGCTTCCTCGGCCATAGCATAGGTGTACGCCACTATGGCCACTGCAAAA ATGCTGACGTCAGCGAGGACAATTCACTGGACTGA